A genomic segment from Gracilinanus agilis isolate LMUSP501 chromosome 1, AgileGrace, whole genome shotgun sequence encodes:
- the TUBB4A gene encoding tubulin beta-4A chain isoform X2, which translates to MREIVHLQAGQCGNQIGAKFWEVISDEHGIDPTGTYHGDSDLQLERINVYYNEATAIIWSTGGKYVPRAVLVDLEPGTMDSVRSGPFGQIFRPDNFVFGQSGAGNNWAKGHYTEGAELVDSVLDVVRKEAESCDCLQGFQLTHSLGGGTGSGMGTLLISKIREEYPDRIMNTFSVVPSPKVSDTVVEPYNATLSVHQLVENTDETYCIDNEALYDICFRTLKLTTPTYGDLNHLVSATMSGVTTCLRFPGQLNADLRKLAVNMVPFPRLHFFMPGFAPLTSRGSQQYRALTVPELTQQMFDAKNMMAACDPRHGRYLTVAAVFRGRMSMKEVDEQMLNVQNKNSSYFVEWIPNNVKTAVCDIPPRGLKMAATFIGNSTAIQELFKRISEQFTAMFRRKAFLHWYTGEGMDEMEFTEAESNMNDLVSEYQQYQDATAEEGEFEEEAEEEEVA; encoded by the exons ATGCGCGAGATCGTGCACCTGCAGGCGGGCCAGTGCGGCAACCAGATCGGAGCCAAG TTCTGGGAAGTGATCAGTGATGAACATGGCATTGATCCCACTGGCACTTACCACGGGGATAGCGACCTACAGCTGGAAAGGATCAATGTTTACTACAATGAGGCCACAG CAATCATCTGGTCCACAGGAGGGAAATATGTGCCCCGAGCAGTGCTGGTGGACCTGGAGCCAGGGACCATGGACTCAGTTCGTTCAGGCCCCTTTGGGCAAATCTTCAGGCCCGACAACTTTGTCTTTG GCCAGTCTGGGGCTGGGAACAACTGGGCCAAAGGTCACTACACAGAGGGTGCCGAGTTAGTGGACTCTGTCCTGGATGTAGTCCGGAAGGAGGCTGAGAGCTGTGACTGCCTGCAAGGATTCCAGCTGACCCACTCGCTGGGTGGGGGCACAGGCTCAGGCATGGGCACCCTACTGATCAGCAAGATCCGTGAGGAGTACCCAGACCGCATCATGAACACATTCAGCGTGGTGCCTTCCCCTAAAGTGTCAGACACTGTGGTGGAGCCCTACAATGCCACCCTCTCAGTCCACCAGCTAGTGGAGAACACAGATGAGACCTACTGCATTGACAACGAGGCCCTCTATGACATCTGCTTCCGAACCCTCAAGCTCACCACACCCACCTATGGGGACCTCAACCACCTGGTGTCTGCCACCATGAGCGGGGTCACCACCTGCCTCCGTTTCCCTGGCCAGCTCAACGCCGACCTGCGCAAGCTGGCAGTCAACATGGTCCCCTTCCCCCGTCTCCACTTCTTCATGCCCGGGTTTGCCCCACTCACCAGCCGGGGGAGCCAGCAATACAGGGCATTGACAGTCCCTGAGCTCACTCAGCAGATGTTTGATGCCAAGAACATGATGGCAGCCTGTGACCCCCGCCATGGGCGTTACTTGACAGTGGCCGCTGTCTTCCGTGGCCGCATGTCAATGAAAGAAGTAGATGAGCAGATGCTGAACGTGCAGAACAAAAATAGCAGCTACTTTGTGGAATGGATCCCCAACAATGTCAAGACAGCTGTGTGCGACATCCCACCCCGGGGTCTCAAGATGGCAGCCACCTTCATTGGTAACAGCACCGCCATCCAGGAGCTATTCAAGCGCATCTCTGAGCAGTTCACAGCCATGTTCCGCCGTAAGGCCTTCTTGCACTGGTACACGGGTGAGGGCATGGATGAGATGGAGTTTACTGAGGCTGAGAGTAACATGAATGACCTGGTCTCAGAGTACCAGCAATACCAAGATGCCACAGCAGAAGAAGGGGAATTTGAGGAGGAAGCTGAGGAGGAAGAAGTAGCCTAG
- the TUBB4A gene encoding tubulin beta-4A chain isoform X4, with translation MREIVHLQAGQCGNQIGAKFWEVISDEHGIDPTGTYHGDSDLQLERINVYYNEATGSTGGKYVPRAVLVDLEPGTMDSVRSGPFGQIFRPDNFVFGQSGAGNNWAKGHYTEGAELVDSVLDVVRKEAESCDCLQGFQLTHSLGGGTGSGMGTLLISKIREEYPDRIMNTFSVVPSPKVSDTVVEPYNATLSVHQLVENTDETYCIDNEALYDICFRTLKLTTPTYGDLNHLVSATMSGVTTCLRFPGQLNADLRKLAVNMVPFPRLHFFMPGFAPLTSRGSQQYRALTVPELTQQMFDAKNMMAACDPRHGRYLTVAAVFRGRMSMKEVDEQMLNVQNKNSSYFVEWIPNNVKTAVCDIPPRGLKMAATFIGNSTAIQELFKRISEQFTAMFRRKAFLHWYTGEGMDEMEFTEAESNMNDLVSEYQQYQDATAEEGEFEEEAEEEEVA, from the exons ATGCGCGAGATCGTGCACCTGCAGGCGGGCCAGTGCGGCAACCAGATCGGAGCCAAG TTCTGGGAAGTGATCAGTGATGAACATGGCATTGATCCCACTGGCACTTACCACGGGGATAGCGACCTACAGCTGGAAAGGATCAATGTTTACTACAATGAGGCCACAG GGTCCACAGGAGGGAAATATGTGCCCCGAGCAGTGCTGGTGGACCTGGAGCCAGGGACCATGGACTCAGTTCGTTCAGGCCCCTTTGGGCAAATCTTCAGGCCCGACAACTTTGTCTTTG GCCAGTCTGGGGCTGGGAACAACTGGGCCAAAGGTCACTACACAGAGGGTGCCGAGTTAGTGGACTCTGTCCTGGATGTAGTCCGGAAGGAGGCTGAGAGCTGTGACTGCCTGCAAGGATTCCAGCTGACCCACTCGCTGGGTGGGGGCACAGGCTCAGGCATGGGCACCCTACTGATCAGCAAGATCCGTGAGGAGTACCCAGACCGCATCATGAACACATTCAGCGTGGTGCCTTCCCCTAAAGTGTCAGACACTGTGGTGGAGCCCTACAATGCCACCCTCTCAGTCCACCAGCTAGTGGAGAACACAGATGAGACCTACTGCATTGACAACGAGGCCCTCTATGACATCTGCTTCCGAACCCTCAAGCTCACCACACCCACCTATGGGGACCTCAACCACCTGGTGTCTGCCACCATGAGCGGGGTCACCACCTGCCTCCGTTTCCCTGGCCAGCTCAACGCCGACCTGCGCAAGCTGGCAGTCAACATGGTCCCCTTCCCCCGTCTCCACTTCTTCATGCCCGGGTTTGCCCCACTCACCAGCCGGGGGAGCCAGCAATACAGGGCATTGACAGTCCCTGAGCTCACTCAGCAGATGTTTGATGCCAAGAACATGATGGCAGCCTGTGACCCCCGCCATGGGCGTTACTTGACAGTGGCCGCTGTCTTCCGTGGCCGCATGTCAATGAAAGAAGTAGATGAGCAGATGCTGAACGTGCAGAACAAAAATAGCAGCTACTTTGTGGAATGGATCCCCAACAATGTCAAGACAGCTGTGTGCGACATCCCACCCCGGGGTCTCAAGATGGCAGCCACCTTCATTGGTAACAGCACCGCCATCCAGGAGCTATTCAAGCGCATCTCTGAGCAGTTCACAGCCATGTTCCGCCGTAAGGCCTTCTTGCACTGGTACACGGGTGAGGGCATGGATGAGATGGAGTTTACTGAGGCTGAGAGTAACATGAATGACCTGGTCTCAGAGTACCAGCAATACCAAGATGCCACAGCAGAAGAAGGGGAATTTGAGGAGGAAGCTGAGGAGGAAGAAGTAGCCTAG
- the TUBB4A gene encoding tubulin beta-4A chain isoform X1 translates to MREIVHLQAGQCGNQIGAKFWEVISDEHGIDPTGTYHGDSDLQLERINVYYNEATGGKYVPRAVLVDLEPGTMDSVRSGPFGQIFRPDNFVFGQSGAGNNWAKGHYTEGAELVDSVLDVVRKEAESCDCLQGFQLTHSLGGGTGSGMGTLLISKIREEYPDRIMNTFSVVPSPKVSDTVVEPYNATLSVHQLVENTDETYCIDNEALYDICFRTLKLTTPTYGDLNHLVSATMSGVTTCLRFPGQLNADLRKLAVNMVPFPRLHFFMPGFAPLTSRGSQQYRALTVPELTQQMFDAKNMMAACDPRHGRYLTVAAVFRGRMSMKEVDEQMLNVQNKNSSYFVEWIPNNVKTAVCDIPPRGLKMAATFIGNSTAIQELFKRISEQFTAMFRRKAFLHWYTGEGMDEMEFTEAESNMNDLVSEYQQYQDATAEEGEFEEEAEEEEVA, encoded by the exons ATGCGCGAGATCGTGCACCTGCAGGCGGGCCAGTGCGGCAACCAGATCGGAGCCAAG TTCTGGGAAGTGATCAGTGATGAACATGGCATTGATCCCACTGGCACTTACCACGGGGATAGCGACCTACAGCTGGAAAGGATCAATGTTTACTACAATGAGGCCACAG GAGGGAAATATGTGCCCCGAGCAGTGCTGGTGGACCTGGAGCCAGGGACCATGGACTCAGTTCGTTCAGGCCCCTTTGGGCAAATCTTCAGGCCCGACAACTTTGTCTTTG GCCAGTCTGGGGCTGGGAACAACTGGGCCAAAGGTCACTACACAGAGGGTGCCGAGTTAGTGGACTCTGTCCTGGATGTAGTCCGGAAGGAGGCTGAGAGCTGTGACTGCCTGCAAGGATTCCAGCTGACCCACTCGCTGGGTGGGGGCACAGGCTCAGGCATGGGCACCCTACTGATCAGCAAGATCCGTGAGGAGTACCCAGACCGCATCATGAACACATTCAGCGTGGTGCCTTCCCCTAAAGTGTCAGACACTGTGGTGGAGCCCTACAATGCCACCCTCTCAGTCCACCAGCTAGTGGAGAACACAGATGAGACCTACTGCATTGACAACGAGGCCCTCTATGACATCTGCTTCCGAACCCTCAAGCTCACCACACCCACCTATGGGGACCTCAACCACCTGGTGTCTGCCACCATGAGCGGGGTCACCACCTGCCTCCGTTTCCCTGGCCAGCTCAACGCCGACCTGCGCAAGCTGGCAGTCAACATGGTCCCCTTCCCCCGTCTCCACTTCTTCATGCCCGGGTTTGCCCCACTCACCAGCCGGGGGAGCCAGCAATACAGGGCATTGACAGTCCCTGAGCTCACTCAGCAGATGTTTGATGCCAAGAACATGATGGCAGCCTGTGACCCCCGCCATGGGCGTTACTTGACAGTGGCCGCTGTCTTCCGTGGCCGCATGTCAATGAAAGAAGTAGATGAGCAGATGCTGAACGTGCAGAACAAAAATAGCAGCTACTTTGTGGAATGGATCCCCAACAATGTCAAGACAGCTGTGTGCGACATCCCACCCCGGGGTCTCAAGATGGCAGCCACCTTCATTGGTAACAGCACCGCCATCCAGGAGCTATTCAAGCGCATCTCTGAGCAGTTCACAGCCATGTTCCGCCGTAAGGCCTTCTTGCACTGGTACACGGGTGAGGGCATGGATGAGATGGAGTTTACTGAGGCTGAGAGTAACATGAATGACCTGGTCTCAGAGTACCAGCAATACCAAGATGCCACAGCAGAAGAAGGGGAATTTGAGGAGGAAGCTGAGGAGGAAGAAGTAGCCTAG
- the TUBB4A gene encoding tubulin beta-4A chain isoform X5 — MREIVHLQAGQCGNQIGAKFWEVISDEHGIDPTGTYHGDSDLQLERINVYYNEATGQSGAGNNWAKGHYTEGAELVDSVLDVVRKEAESCDCLQGFQLTHSLGGGTGSGMGTLLISKIREEYPDRIMNTFSVVPSPKVSDTVVEPYNATLSVHQLVENTDETYCIDNEALYDICFRTLKLTTPTYGDLNHLVSATMSGVTTCLRFPGQLNADLRKLAVNMVPFPRLHFFMPGFAPLTSRGSQQYRALTVPELTQQMFDAKNMMAACDPRHGRYLTVAAVFRGRMSMKEVDEQMLNVQNKNSSYFVEWIPNNVKTAVCDIPPRGLKMAATFIGNSTAIQELFKRISEQFTAMFRRKAFLHWYTGEGMDEMEFTEAESNMNDLVSEYQQYQDATAEEGEFEEEAEEEEVA, encoded by the exons ATGCGCGAGATCGTGCACCTGCAGGCGGGCCAGTGCGGCAACCAGATCGGAGCCAAG TTCTGGGAAGTGATCAGTGATGAACATGGCATTGATCCCACTGGCACTTACCACGGGGATAGCGACCTACAGCTGGAAAGGATCAATGTTTACTACAATGAGGCCACAG GCCAGTCTGGGGCTGGGAACAACTGGGCCAAAGGTCACTACACAGAGGGTGCCGAGTTAGTGGACTCTGTCCTGGATGTAGTCCGGAAGGAGGCTGAGAGCTGTGACTGCCTGCAAGGATTCCAGCTGACCCACTCGCTGGGTGGGGGCACAGGCTCAGGCATGGGCACCCTACTGATCAGCAAGATCCGTGAGGAGTACCCAGACCGCATCATGAACACATTCAGCGTGGTGCCTTCCCCTAAAGTGTCAGACACTGTGGTGGAGCCCTACAATGCCACCCTCTCAGTCCACCAGCTAGTGGAGAACACAGATGAGACCTACTGCATTGACAACGAGGCCCTCTATGACATCTGCTTCCGAACCCTCAAGCTCACCACACCCACCTATGGGGACCTCAACCACCTGGTGTCTGCCACCATGAGCGGGGTCACCACCTGCCTCCGTTTCCCTGGCCAGCTCAACGCCGACCTGCGCAAGCTGGCAGTCAACATGGTCCCCTTCCCCCGTCTCCACTTCTTCATGCCCGGGTTTGCCCCACTCACCAGCCGGGGGAGCCAGCAATACAGGGCATTGACAGTCCCTGAGCTCACTCAGCAGATGTTTGATGCCAAGAACATGATGGCAGCCTGTGACCCCCGCCATGGGCGTTACTTGACAGTGGCCGCTGTCTTCCGTGGCCGCATGTCAATGAAAGAAGTAGATGAGCAGATGCTGAACGTGCAGAACAAAAATAGCAGCTACTTTGTGGAATGGATCCCCAACAATGTCAAGACAGCTGTGTGCGACATCCCACCCCGGGGTCTCAAGATGGCAGCCACCTTCATTGGTAACAGCACCGCCATCCAGGAGCTATTCAAGCGCATCTCTGAGCAGTTCACAGCCATGTTCCGCCGTAAGGCCTTCTTGCACTGGTACACGGGTGAGGGCATGGATGAGATGGAGTTTACTGAGGCTGAGAGTAACATGAATGACCTGGTCTCAGAGTACCAGCAATACCAAGATGCCACAGCAGAAGAAGGGGAATTTGAGGAGGAAGCTGAGGAGGAAGAAGTAGCCTAG
- the TUBB4A gene encoding tubulin beta-4A chain isoform X6: MREIVHLQAGQCGKYVPRAVLVDLEPGTMDSVRSGPFGQIFRPDNFVFGQSGAGNNWAKGHYTEGAELVDSVLDVVRKEAESCDCLQGFQLTHSLGGGTGSGMGTLLISKIREEYPDRIMNTFSVVPSPKVSDTVVEPYNATLSVHQLVENTDETYCIDNEALYDICFRTLKLTTPTYGDLNHLVSATMSGVTTCLRFPGQLNADLRKLAVNMVPFPRLHFFMPGFAPLTSRGSQQYRALTVPELTQQMFDAKNMMAACDPRHGRYLTVAAVFRGRMSMKEVDEQMLNVQNKNSSYFVEWIPNNVKTAVCDIPPRGLKMAATFIGNSTAIQELFKRISEQFTAMFRRKAFLHWYTGEGMDEMEFTEAESNMNDLVSEYQQYQDATAEEGEFEEEAEEEEVA, from the exons ATGCGCGAGATCGTGCACCTGCAGGCGGGCCAGTGCG GGAAATATGTGCCCCGAGCAGTGCTGGTGGACCTGGAGCCAGGGACCATGGACTCAGTTCGTTCAGGCCCCTTTGGGCAAATCTTCAGGCCCGACAACTTTGTCTTTG GCCAGTCTGGGGCTGGGAACAACTGGGCCAAAGGTCACTACACAGAGGGTGCCGAGTTAGTGGACTCTGTCCTGGATGTAGTCCGGAAGGAGGCTGAGAGCTGTGACTGCCTGCAAGGATTCCAGCTGACCCACTCGCTGGGTGGGGGCACAGGCTCAGGCATGGGCACCCTACTGATCAGCAAGATCCGTGAGGAGTACCCAGACCGCATCATGAACACATTCAGCGTGGTGCCTTCCCCTAAAGTGTCAGACACTGTGGTGGAGCCCTACAATGCCACCCTCTCAGTCCACCAGCTAGTGGAGAACACAGATGAGACCTACTGCATTGACAACGAGGCCCTCTATGACATCTGCTTCCGAACCCTCAAGCTCACCACACCCACCTATGGGGACCTCAACCACCTGGTGTCTGCCACCATGAGCGGGGTCACCACCTGCCTCCGTTTCCCTGGCCAGCTCAACGCCGACCTGCGCAAGCTGGCAGTCAACATGGTCCCCTTCCCCCGTCTCCACTTCTTCATGCCCGGGTTTGCCCCACTCACCAGCCGGGGGAGCCAGCAATACAGGGCATTGACAGTCCCTGAGCTCACTCAGCAGATGTTTGATGCCAAGAACATGATGGCAGCCTGTGACCCCCGCCATGGGCGTTACTTGACAGTGGCCGCTGTCTTCCGTGGCCGCATGTCAATGAAAGAAGTAGATGAGCAGATGCTGAACGTGCAGAACAAAAATAGCAGCTACTTTGTGGAATGGATCCCCAACAATGTCAAGACAGCTGTGTGCGACATCCCACCCCGGGGTCTCAAGATGGCAGCCACCTTCATTGGTAACAGCACCGCCATCCAGGAGCTATTCAAGCGCATCTCTGAGCAGTTCACAGCCATGTTCCGCCGTAAGGCCTTCTTGCACTGGTACACGGGTGAGGGCATGGATGAGATGGAGTTTACTGAGGCTGAGAGTAACATGAATGACCTGGTCTCAGAGTACCAGCAATACCAAGATGCCACAGCAGAAGAAGGGGAATTTGAGGAGGAAGCTGAGGAGGAAGAAGTAGCCTAG
- the TUBB4A gene encoding tubulin beta-4A chain isoform X3 produces the protein MREIVHLQAGQCGNQIGAKFWEVISDEHGIDPTGTYHGDSDLQLERINVYYNEATGEPACGGKYVPRAVLVDLEPGTMDSVRSGPFGQIFRPDNFVFGQSGAGNNWAKGHYTEGAELVDSVLDVVRKEAESCDCLQGFQLTHSLGGGTGSGMGTLLISKIREEYPDRIMNTFSVVPSPKVSDTVVEPYNATLSVHQLVENTDETYCIDNEALYDICFRTLKLTTPTYGDLNHLVSATMSGVTTCLRFPGQLNADLRKLAVNMVPFPRLHFFMPGFAPLTSRGSQQYRALTVPELTQQMFDAKNMMAACDPRHGRYLTVAAVFRGRMSMKEVDEQMLNVQNKNSSYFVEWIPNNVKTAVCDIPPRGLKMAATFIGNSTAIQELFKRISEQFTAMFRRKAFLHWYTGEGMDEMEFTEAESNMNDLVSEYQQYQDATAEEGEFEEEAEEEEVA, from the exons ATGCGCGAGATCGTGCACCTGCAGGCGGGCCAGTGCGGCAACCAGATCGGAGCCAAG TTCTGGGAAGTGATCAGTGATGAACATGGCATTGATCCCACTGGCACTTACCACGGGGATAGCGACCTACAGCTGGAAAGGATCAATGTTTACTACAATGAGGCCACAGGTGAGCCAGCCTGTG GAGGGAAATATGTGCCCCGAGCAGTGCTGGTGGACCTGGAGCCAGGGACCATGGACTCAGTTCGTTCAGGCCCCTTTGGGCAAATCTTCAGGCCCGACAACTTTGTCTTTG GCCAGTCTGGGGCTGGGAACAACTGGGCCAAAGGTCACTACACAGAGGGTGCCGAGTTAGTGGACTCTGTCCTGGATGTAGTCCGGAAGGAGGCTGAGAGCTGTGACTGCCTGCAAGGATTCCAGCTGACCCACTCGCTGGGTGGGGGCACAGGCTCAGGCATGGGCACCCTACTGATCAGCAAGATCCGTGAGGAGTACCCAGACCGCATCATGAACACATTCAGCGTGGTGCCTTCCCCTAAAGTGTCAGACACTGTGGTGGAGCCCTACAATGCCACCCTCTCAGTCCACCAGCTAGTGGAGAACACAGATGAGACCTACTGCATTGACAACGAGGCCCTCTATGACATCTGCTTCCGAACCCTCAAGCTCACCACACCCACCTATGGGGACCTCAACCACCTGGTGTCTGCCACCATGAGCGGGGTCACCACCTGCCTCCGTTTCCCTGGCCAGCTCAACGCCGACCTGCGCAAGCTGGCAGTCAACATGGTCCCCTTCCCCCGTCTCCACTTCTTCATGCCCGGGTTTGCCCCACTCACCAGCCGGGGGAGCCAGCAATACAGGGCATTGACAGTCCCTGAGCTCACTCAGCAGATGTTTGATGCCAAGAACATGATGGCAGCCTGTGACCCCCGCCATGGGCGTTACTTGACAGTGGCCGCTGTCTTCCGTGGCCGCATGTCAATGAAAGAAGTAGATGAGCAGATGCTGAACGTGCAGAACAAAAATAGCAGCTACTTTGTGGAATGGATCCCCAACAATGTCAAGACAGCTGTGTGCGACATCCCACCCCGGGGTCTCAAGATGGCAGCCACCTTCATTGGTAACAGCACCGCCATCCAGGAGCTATTCAAGCGCATCTCTGAGCAGTTCACAGCCATGTTCCGCCGTAAGGCCTTCTTGCACTGGTACACGGGTGAGGGCATGGATGAGATGGAGTTTACTGAGGCTGAGAGTAACATGAATGACCTGGTCTCAGAGTACCAGCAATACCAAGATGCCACAGCAGAAGAAGGGGAATTTGAGGAGGAAGCTGAGGAGGAAGAAGTAGCCTAG
- the DENND1C gene encoding DENN domain-containing protein 1C, giving the protein MQTVPKFCFPFDLERAGHSLAAQHFTFVLTDLAGSRRFGFCRLGTNARSCLCILSDLPWFEVFYKLLNSVGDLLAQDQVSEAEELLSTLYLHPIPRPEAPLGLSLDQQEGKLRISSHPSLLPPAPGTNQLLSCFIAPDAGCLPSIPENRNLTELVVAVASENIVGLYSSLLSERRVLLSASKLSTLTACVHASCGLLYPMHWEHILIPTLPPHLLDYCCAPMPYLIGIHTSLMERVRDKGLEDVVILDVDTNTLESPFQDMETLPPDVVSLLRLRLRKEALAAGDGVSRLFLRAQAVLFGGYRDALICSPGQPVTFSEEAFLAQKPGPLQAFRQNAIHLQLFKQFIDERLEKLNSGEGFSDLFEQEITSNGLASGSLRSYQLWADNLKKGGGALLHSVKAKTQPAVRNMYRSAKIGLKGVQNRLRYKDSDSLLQRGGSLRVPAPDNRSERLQHRLPITHHFGQSRPLRPRPQRSQSRSEDQVPWEEEQRESHSGSEEPWGLEDFDSNFLGSGELDLLGEILDNLSIGTVEPGESPGLHSSHSLDSCHLDQDSCFKSVLQEEEETPEEQLLSPTILAAAFPGQGSEETRTSQTSVETEDPQLPSPSHQRFLADKELPEPHLLPTRTLAVPHSSQAFAEPETPNICAECRPPSPAPVPQNTARGVAPNLRERVSVQPRVSQLKKRFEG; this is encoded by the exons ATGCAAACAGTACCCAAATTCTGTTTCCCTTTCGACTTGGAGAG GGCAGGCCACAGTCTAGCTGCCCAACACTTCACCTTTGTCCTAACTGACTTGGCTGGGAGTCGAAGATTTGGCTTCTGCCGCCTGGGGACCAACGCCAGAAGCTGCCTCTGCATACTCAG TGATCTGCCCTGGTTTGAGGTTTTCTACAAACTGCTCAACAGTGTTGGGGACCTATTAGCCCAGGATCAG GTCTCTGAGGCTGAAGAACTTCTCTCTACCCTGTATCTGCATCCTATACCTAGGCCAGAGGCCCCTTTGGGGCTGTCCCTG GACCAACAGGAGGGCAAGCTAAGAATTTCCAGTCACCCCAGTCTCCTACCTCCTGCACCTGGGACAAACCAGCTG CTGTCCTGCTTCATTGCCCCAGATGCTGGATGTCTGCCCTCCATCCCTGAAAAT AGGAACCTGACAGAGCTAGTGGTGGCTGTGGCTTCAGAGAACATCGTGGGCTTATATAGCTCTCTGCTCAGTGAGCGTAGAGTTCTGCTCAGTGCCAGCAAACTCAGCACG CTGACAGCCTGTGTCCATGCATCCTGTGGCTTGCTATATCCTATGCACTGGGAACACATACTCATCCCCACACTGCCTCCTCACTTGCTGGACTACTGCTG TGCTCCCATGCCTTACCTTATTGGTATCCACACCAGCCTCATGGAG AGAGTTCGGGACAAGGGCCTGGAGGATGTGGTCATCTTGGATGTAGACACAAACACCTTGGAGTCACCATTCCAGGATATGGAGACACTGCCCCCAGATGTG GTATCCCTCTTGAGACTAAGGCTAAGAAAAGAGGCTTTGGCTGCTGGTGATGGTGTGTCTCGACTCTTTCTGAGGGCTCAAGCTGTGCTGTTTGGTGGCTACAGAGATGCCCTGATCTGCAGTCCA GGACAGCCGGTGACGTTCAGCGAAGAGGCTTTTCTGGCTCAGAAGCCAGGACCCCTACAGGCCTTCAGGCAAAACGCCATTCACCTCCAACTCTTCAAACAG TTCATTGATGAGCGCCTGGAGAAGCTGAATTCTGGAGAAGGCTTCTCAGACCTGTTTGAGCAGGAGATCACTAGCAATGGACTAGCCTCAG GAAGCCTCCGATCCTATCAGCTCTGGGCAGACAATCTGAAA AAAGGTGGAGGAGCCCTCCTGCATTCTGTGAAGGCCAAAACTCAGCCAGCCGTGAGGAACATGTACCGCTCT GCCAAGATTGGGCTCAAGGGAGTACAAAACAGGTTAAGGTACAAG GATAGCGACTCCTTGCTGCAGAGGGGGGGTTCTCTTCGGGTTCCAGCTCCTGACAACCGCTCAGAACGTCTTCAACATCGCCTGCCCATCACCCACCACTTTGGCCAG TCCAGGCCCTTACGTCCCCGTCCCCAGAGGTCCCAATCCCGATCTGAGGACCAGGTGCCCTGGGAGGAAGAACAAAG GGAGTCCCACTCTGGGTCTGAGGAACCCTGGGGACTGGAGGACTTCGACAGCAACTTCCTGGGTTCAGGAGAACTGGACCTGCTCGGGGAGATACTGGACAATCTCAGCATTGGGACAGTTGAGCCTGGTGAATCCCCTGGTCTACACTCCAGCCACAGCTTAGACAGCTGCCATTTGGACCAAGACAGCTGTTTCAAATCG GTACTCCAAGAGGAAGAGGAAACTCCAGAGGAGCAATTACTGTCTCCCACAATCCTTGCTGCAGCTTTTCCTGGTCAGGGGTCAGaagaaaccaggacttcccaaaCCTCTGTGGAGACCGAGGACCCCCAACTACCTTCCCCGAGTCATCAGCGCTTCCTGGCTGACAAAGAACTGCCAGAGCCTCACTTGCTGCCCACCAGGACCCTTGCTGTACCTCATTCCTCCCAAGCATTTGCAGAACCTGAGACTCCCAATATCTGTGCAGAATGCAGGCCCCCTAGCCCTGCGCCTGTTCCCCAGAACACTGCTAGAGGGGTAGCCCCGAACCTCAGAGAGAGGGTTTCTGTTCAACCCAGGGTTTCTCAGCTCAAAAAGAGGTTTGAGGGTTAG
- the CRB3 gene encoding protein crumbs homolog 3 → MESSPGLGLCLALSLQLLSPRPVLAHVSRYTEHESNTTTPSTAPPDSGGALSQGAVTAIITVFSVLGILLLVVALVLLGRKLREKRQTEGTYRPSSEEQLSHAAEAAPGPQDSKNKAWGWVSCWG, encoded by the exons ATGGAGAGCAGCCCTGGCCTGGGCTTGTGCTTGGCACTGAGCCTGCAGCTATTGAGCCCCCGGCCCGTCTTGGCCCATG TTTCTAGATATACTGAGCATGAAAGCAACACTACCACCCCTTCTACAGCACCACCAGACAGCGGGGGGGCCCTG TCCCAGGGTGCAGTCACTGCCATCATCACTGTATTCTCAGTCCTGGGTATCCTCCTCCTGGTAGTGGCACTGGTCCTGCTGGGTCGGAAACTTCGAGAGAAACGACAGACAGAGGGCACCTATCGGCCCAGCAGTGAAGAGCAG TTGTCCCACGCGGCTGAGGCAGCCCCAGGTCCCCAGGACTCGAAGAACAAGGCGTGGGGCTGGGTGTCCTGCTGGGGTTAG